A stretch of Cucumis sativus cultivar 9930 chromosome 2, Cucumber_9930_V3, whole genome shotgun sequence DNA encodes these proteins:
- the GRX6 gene encoding glutaredoxin-C9-like has protein sequence MHQAIPYRSWQSIDTKQTTLSMRPPWAATVVGGSAASMPSEGGGRRRDVVASVSESAAIVFARRGCCMSHVVKRLLLGLGANPAVYEVDEEQESGVLKELEAFAKSSNVNLQLPAVFIGGTLFGGLDRVMATHISGDLVPILKQAGALWL, from the coding sequence ATGCACCAAGCAATCCCTTACCGATCATGGCAATCAATTGACACAAAACAAACCACATTATCAATGAGACCACCATGGGCCGCCACCGTCGTCGGTGGATCAGCAGCGTCCATGCCCTCCGAGggtggaggaagaagaagggacGTCGTTGCGTCAGTTTCCGAGAGTGCGGCGATAGTGTTTGCTAGAAGAGGATGCTGTATGAGCCATGTGGTAAAGCGTCTTCTATTAGGACTGGGAGCCAATCCGGCGGTGTATGAAGTGGATGAAGAACAAGAATCTGGAGTGCTCAAGGAATTGGAGGCTTTTGCTAAATCTTCTAATGTTAATTTGCAATTGCCGGCTGTCTTTATCGGAGGCACCTTGTTTGGGGGTTTGGATAGAGTCATGGCTACTCATATTTCTGGGGATTTGGTTCCTATTTTGAAACAGGCTGGAGCCTTGTGgctttaa